The region TCGCAACTAGAGTTAGTTATCAAGGAAAAAGATTTAATAGATTTAAAACGGGATATAAATATAAATACAAACGTTCAAAACTTACAGGAATTAAACCAAAATCAAATAGATTTTATTATCCTAAAAGAGTACATTTAATAAAACTTGATAGAAAAAGATATGATGAGTTATGGTATGGTACAGAAAACTTTTATGTAATCACTAGGTATAATAGAAGTTCTTACTATGCTATGGTAGTTTATCAACTAGCAAAAGAGATTAAATCCTTATATAGAAAAATATAGTGAATCCACACTCACTACACATATAAAAGGTAAAATATATTTTATTTATAGGATAGTTATGCATAATCAAAAAGTTATATCAATAACAATTTTTTATTGTTTTTTAATTGCAAGTATTGCTTCTTTGGGGTCTTTGTTTTTTAGTGAGTTTATGGATTTTATTCCATGTACAATGTGTTGGTACCAAAGAATATTTATGTATCCTTTAGTTTTTTTATTTTTAGTTAATTTATTAGAGAGTGATTATAGTATTTTTAAATATGCAATACCATTAGCTTTTATTGGTTTTTGTTTCTCTTTTTATCATAATCTTTTAATGTGGGGAATAATTAGTGATGATGTTGTACCTTGCAAACATGGGGTTCCATGTTCAACAGAATATTTTGAATATTTTGGTTTTATAAATATACCTTTTCTTTCATTAAGTGCTTTTAGTTTAATACTAATTTTATTACTAATTGGTCAAAATAAATCAAAAAAATATTAAGGATGCAGATGAAAAATTTTTTATTTTTATTTTCAATTTTAGCAGTAGTTTTTTTTACAGGATGTAATTCCCAAGAGGAAGCAAAACCGATAGTTGACAACAGCGGAAGTTTTGAAGAGTTAAAAGCTTTAAGTAATAAAACATATACTTTAAAAACAACAAAAGGGAAAACTATCTCTTTAACTGTTGAAAATAATACTTTAAAATCAAAAACAATAAAAGATAAAATTGTTTTAGTAAATTTTTGGGCAACTTGGTGTCCACCGTGTATTAAAGAGATTCCTATATTTAACGAATTATATGAAAAGTATTCAGATAAATTTGAAATAGTTGCAGTATTATTTGAAAAAGATAAAGACCCAAAAGAACTTGAAGAGTTTATAAAAAAATATAATATTAAATTTCCTGTTACAGTTGGTGATGAAAACTTTAGAATGGCAAAAGCTTTCAATGATGTAAAGAAAGTCCCAGAATCTTATCTTTACTCAAAAGAGGGTAACTTTGCAAAAGATTATATAGGTGAAGTTGATAAAGAAGACTTAGAAAACTATATAAAAAGTAACTAAGGTATTTTAAAACTATTTATAGTTTTGCTCTTGATTTCAAATATCAGCTATATTTTTGTATACTCTAATTACAAAAATATAGAGGGAGCAAAATGTCACTACCTGATTTTATAACTATTGTAAAAGACTCTTCTTTTAACATCTCAGATATTTATCAAAAAGCACCTAATGAAACATTGATTACATTGGGTATTATAGTTGTTTTAATTCTAATAGGATATTTTTTTATTGATCGTTCAATAAAAAGGAAAAATGCTTTAAAACTAGTAGAAACTATTCAAGATTTAAGATCTTTTGATGATTTTGATAAAAAAATAAAACTTCTTGTTGAGGAACTTCCTAGGCGTGGAGAAGAGGTTGCTACAAGTTTAAACTCTTTAAAAGAACATATATTATTTAGAGCAGCAAAGCTAATTGCTAATTTAGATATCAATAAAAAAATTGATAGTTATTCAAGTTTAAGTAAAAGTTTTGAAAATTTAGCAAAAGGTTCTAAAAAATACAATAATACTGAACTTACAAAATTTTTTGAAACAAAATCAAAAGAAGTTTTAGAGGAAAATCTGTTTTTAGATATAAAATATTATTGTGAAAATACAAATTACAATACTAATGAACTTGAAAACATAAATGCAATTGTATCTTATGCAAATACTCTTTCAAATCCTGAATATATATTAAATATTATGAAAAAAGAATTAGATAGGTTTAGCTTCGGTTATAATAGTGATATATATAAACTAGTTGAATCTATGGAAGAGGAAAAGTCTAAACAGATCTATAAATATTGTAAAGAAAAATTAGATGCTATATTTGAAGATGGAAATTTTGAAGTTTCAATTAATATTTTAGAATATTTAATTGAATCAAAACAAAATGAAAAAGTTTATAATTATATCTCTACTTTAAAACTTTCAAACTATTTACAACAATTATATAATCTGTTTTTTGATAAAAAAGATGATATTTATTTAGATTTAGCTTTTATTGCAAATCCTCTTCAAATTGAAAATGAATATAAAAAATATATTGATGAATCTCTAACAAATAATTGGAGAGATAAAGAGCATATTGAATTTGTATCAAAATCAAAGGGTGTAATTGAAGTATTAGGTCATATGGAGTTTAGAACATTGATAGAAAGAGTTGATAATATTGCTTTAAATGAAGAAAATACAAAAAAGATAGAAGAAGCATTAACAATAGCAAAACGAGCTGAATCTATTGCTTTAGAAGCAAAGTCTTTAAATAAAAGACCACTATCTAGCAATATTCAAAATAATTAATTCTGGAGAAAATTGTGGGTGATAATACTTTTGTATATTTAGTTATGTTTATTCTTCTAGTAGGATTAGTTGTATTACTTTTTAGAAGATCAACTATAAATGCTAAACCATCTTATTTAAAAAAAGAAGAGATTACAAAAAAATATGAATATGAGATGATGAAATTGATTTCAAAATATGAAAATGATAAAGATATCTTGTCTCAAAAAAAGATAGAATTTTTAAAACAAGCAAGTAAAGAATTACATAATAATATATTCTTTGATGAAGCAGAAGTTAAAGCATTAATATCTAAGCTGGCTTCCTTTTAAAGGTGGAAAATCACCTTTAAAATTCTGCACTAGCTACCCAGTCAGCAGGTTCTTGTAAATAAATTACAATCTCTTCTAGTATTTTTTTGTGTTTAATCTCTTCATTTGCAATTTGTAAAAAAACTGTTTTCTCTTTTGGATCTTCTAACTCTTGGGCTTTAGTAGCATAAAAATCGTGAGAGTTATCTTCCCTAGCGATTGCATCTTTATAATATTCAATGTGGTCAGCATCTAAAGTAACATTATCTTTCTCTTCATTTAAAGTTTGGAATATAGTTTTTGTATCTGTAATAAGATCTAACTTATCTAAATCCATATCCTCTTTTTTCATCATACTTTTAAAGATATTGTAATGCTTAACTTCTTCATCAGCTAGCATTGTAAAAATTCTTTTTAATCCAGAATTTTGTGCCTTTGATGCCATCTCTCTATAATAAGCTTCACCCTCTTTTTCAACTTTCATTGCGTATTCATAAACGTTCATACTAGTCCCTTTAAAATAAGTTTATGTAATATAATATCACACAATATAAATTAAGTCAATGAAATAATTAATTTATTCATATGCTACAGGTACAGGTGGCACTTGTTCAAATGATTTTTTAATAGAATGTGTGATTGCATGTTTATATTTGTTATTATTTTTTGTTAATGCAGCAAATTGAAGATGCTCTTCACACCAAGGTTGAGTTTTTTCTTTTTTATAAACAAAAGCTATTTTTTTACCCATTTGTTTTACTCTATCATAAATTGTTCTTGCATAACTATCGATATAAGGAAACTCTTTAGAGTTGATTTTTTCTCCCCAAGCAAAAAATACAAATTTACCACTTGGAATAAAAGTTTGTGCATCAAAGTACATTATATCTCTGTCAAATTCTGTATTTTGTGTCGAGTTATATGTTTCTAAATCAGAATTAAATTTTGTTAGAAGTTGCGATGCATCAATATTTTCTTCATTAAGATTAAATAGATTTTTTATCTCAACAAGTTTCCCCTCATAGTTTGCACATAAAGCTTGTTTAAAGGCTGTAATATAGTTTTCTTGTTTTAATTCAATATATTCTCCAAAATTATCGAAGTCTTGGTCTAAAAGGAAAGAATTAGAATCATACCCTACTGGTGTTATTACAGGATTGTATAAAAATATTGTTCCTGCGATATTCTTTTTTTTATCTTTATTTGTTTTAATTAATTGCTTTAACTCTTTAACACTTATCTCTTCATCTTCTCTATTAAAGTATAAAAAACTTGAAGTTAAAAAAATCTCTTCATATTTAGTTTCAATAACACCAAAATATTGCATATATGTCCTTAGTATTCTTTTTTATAATAATATCTAAAAAGAGCATATTATTACGTAAAAACTCTATTTAACGATAAAAATTATCATTTAAACTTAAATAAGACTAAAATTATCCTATTTGTTTTTTATATATGAAAATGTTTAAGTCTATTCTGTTAAGATTTCAATACATTAAAAAATTTGATGTAAAATAACACAGCCAAAACGCAATGAAAATTAGCAAAGTATTTATTCTTCTCCTTCGCTTTTGCTAATTTCATTGCATCTTTTTTAAATCCCACTTATAACTTTTTTGATATAATCTTTTCTTTTAAAATTAGGAATATTATATGAGATATGAAAAAATGAGCTCTTTTATTGTAATGGATATTGTTAGAGACGCTCAAAAATATGAAGACTCTATACACTTTGAAATAGGGCAACCAGATTTAAATCCTACGCCAAAAGTAAAAGAAGGGTTGAAAAAAGCTTTAGAAAGTGATAAATTCTCTTATACTGAAAGTTTAGGTTTATTAGAACTTAGAGAAAAGATTGTTAAACACTATAAAAAAGTTTATGATGTAAATATAGACTCTTCTCAAGTACTACTTACTCCTGGAACTTCAGGAGCATTTTTAGTTGCATATACTTTAACTTTAAAGCATAAAGGAAAATTAGGTCTAAGTGACCCATCTTATCCTTGTTATAAAAACTTTGCTCATATGCTTGATATAGACCCTGTTTTTATGAATATTGATAAATCATGTGATTATCAGTTGAATACTGAACATCTTAAAAACAATAAAATTGATGCTTTACAAATCTCTTCACCTTCTAATCCTACAGGAAATATCTATAGTGATAAAAATTTAAAAGAGTTAATAGAGTATTGTAATAAAAATGAGATAGCTTTTATATCTGATGAGTTATATCATGGTTTAGTTTATGAAAAAAATGCTAGTTCAGCTCTTAATTTTAGTGATGATGTAATAGTTATTAATGGTTTTTCAAAATATTATTGTATGCCAGGGCTTCGTTTGGGTTGGATGATTGTTCCAAAATATTTAAGTAGAGAAGCTGAAATTATAGCACAAAATATTTTTATATCAGCACCAACATTGTCACAATATGGAGCATTAGAAGCTTTTGATTATGAGTATTTGGATTCTATAAAAGATATATTTAAAGAAAGAAGAGACTTTTTATTTAATGAATTAAATGAGATATTTACAGTGGATGCTAAACCTGATGGAGCATTTTATCTTTGGGCTGATGTATCAAAATATACCAATGATAGTTTTTCCTTTGCAAAAGAATTGTTAGAAAATATACATATAGCTACAACACCTGGGATTGATTTTGGTTCAAATAATACAAATAGATATTTAAGATTTGCCTATACAAGAGATATTGAACATATGAAAGAGGGTATAAAAAGATTAAAAGAGTATTTAAAAAGAGGGTAAAACTTCTAACAACTCTTTTAAATCTTTTATTTTGTGTTTAGCTGTTGAAAAATCTTGTGTTTGAGTAAATTGATTATGAACTATAACACAATCAATATTTGCTTTGTTTGCAGAGATTAATCCTCTTTGTGAATCTTCCACTACTAAAGTTTCTTCTTTTTTTGCATTAAAAATCTCTACACCTTTTAAATATGGATCGGGAAAAGGTTTTGATTTAGGATAATCCTCTACACATAAAACAAAATCCATAAAATCTGTTATTCCTCTATTATTGTGGATTATCTCAAAATCAACTCTTCTAGAAGTTGTAACAATTCCCATTTTATAGTTTTTACTTAGTTCATTTAAAACTTCATGAACATCATTTATTGCTATATCTTCTTTTTTTAAGTATTCTTGATAATAAACATCTCTTTGTTCTCTTGCAATTACTATCTCTTTTTGACTTGCATTAGGTGCAGCTACCCACACACCTTTCCCATCGGTCATTATTTTCATATAATCATCAAATTGAAGATTTACATTAAAAAATTCTTTTAAAGCCCTTTTACTTGCTTCATAGTAAAGAGGTTCTGTTTCAACTAAAACCCCATCATTGTCAAATAAAATATATTTTTTCAAAAAAGAATCCCTTTAGTTTTTTGGAAGTATACTAAAGTTAACTAAAAGAAGTTTTAAAAATTATGCGTCATCATATTTTTCAAACTCTTCATCATAAAAGCAACCTAATTGGCAGTGTGTTACTTTTATATCTGAATTGTTTATAGTTGAGCCTACTTTTTTTAAGCTAGAACCTTTATCTCTTGCAGTATACCAAGCTACTTGGCATTCAACCTTTGAATCTTGATTAAAGTTCTCTGATAATTTATTATATATTTTGTCATCCATATCTGAAAATTTTAATTTTCCAAATACGCCAAGTTCACAGTTAGTTATTTTTATATTTAATGATTTTGTAATAGCATCCATCTCTTTGGGTTTTACCCCAATTAACCTTGCAACTTTAAATGCTTTAAGACATGAAAGCTTTCCATCCTCATCTAAATTTGTCATTAATAAATCTAATTGAGTGTTATCAAGCTTTTTCATAAGAAATTATAACCTTTTTAAATATTTTTACCTAATAATATTAATTATACGATTTTAAAGTTAAAATTGTGTGACAATTAAGAATATTTTATAAACAAAATAAAAAAATGTAAAAAAAAAAGACAAAACGTAATGTTTTGTCTTTCTTAAGGAGAATAGTTCGCAAAAACTATAAGTAGTTCGCTCTACTTATTTTATATAAAGATTATAATAGTTCACAATTAATACTAAAGTAATGGATAGTTAATGAAAAGTTAACTTTTATAATGAATTCTAAACTTTTAATATATCCCATTTATTTTTAGGTGGAATATAGTTTTCAAAACTGTTATAGATATATTCAATATCATCACTAACTATAATTGCATCAAGATGCTCTTTTAATAAAAATCCCTCTTTTTCACAAAAACTTAAATATTCGATAAATTTATCATAATATCCATTTACATTATAAAGAGCACAAGGTTTTTCTGAATTACCAATTTGAATAGTAGTAAAAATTTCTGTAATCTCTTCAAGTGTTCCAAAGCCTCCAGGCATTGCAATAAAACTATCTGCAAGCTCTTCCATCTTGGCTTTTCTTTCTCTTATAGTTTCAACTTTATATAGTTTTGTAATATGTTTATTTTCTAATTCTTTACCTGACAAGCCATAAGTAATAACTCCATAAACTTCCATACCTAAAGACATAGCATGATTTGATACTACACCCATAAGTCCAACTTTACTACCACCATAAACTATTTTAGAGTTTTTTTCTTTTAAATAATTAATTAATTCAATAGTTTTTTCTTTATAAATTGGATTTTTACCAAAAGCTGTACCACAATATATAGCAACATTCATTAAAATTCATTTCCTTCTATTTTTTTGTAATTAAAATATATTAGTTCATCTTCATCAAAACTATATTTTATCTCAATAGGTCTACAACAAACTTCACAATCCTCAATTATCTCTGAATTATAATCCGAGCCCATATCAAGTAAGATTGTAATAGCTTCTAAACAATATGGGCAAGTAAGTTCTTTTTCGTACATTATTATCTTTTAGAGTATGGTTTTAAAAGGATAATTAATCTTGGAAGTAAAAGTAAAGCAGATGCTAACATTGTAGCCATTACTATAACAGTTAATAGACCAAAATATATTGTTGGAATTAGATTTGATAATACTAAAATTGAAAACCCAACAATCACTACAAGAGAGGTATACGTCATAGCATAACCTATACTTTCATGTGATCTTTTCATAGCATTTATATAGTTATGGTCTTTTCTAAACTCTTCATGAAATCTATGGATATAGTGGATAGTATCATCTACTCCAATACCAATAGATATTGCAGCAATAGTTATGGTCATGATATCAAGTGGAATATTTAACCATCCCATTATTCCAAATATAATCGAGATAGGTACTAGATTTGCTAATATGGCAATTAATGCAATTAAAGCTGACCTAAATAGTATTAAAAACATAATAAATAAAATCCCAACCACAAAACCCAAAGTTTTAATTTGAGAATCAAAAAGAGACTGCAACATATTGTTATAAAGTATCATTAAATTTGATAATCGAAACTCTACAGTGGAATCATTTATAATACTTGGCAGTTTCTTATTTATTTTTTCAATTAATTCATTTCTTCTTAAATTTGGATTTGAATCTATAATTCTAGTATTGATTCTAGCTTGGTTATCTTCTATACTTATATAAGGAGAAAGAATTAAGTCTTTATACTCTTTAGGAAGTTTTTCATAAAGTAAAGCAAGGGTAAAACCATCTAAATCTTTTCCATTGTTTAGAATTTTTCCCGTTTTTAAAAGTGTAGCAAGTGATGAGACTTTACCAACTTCTGATAATGAATCTAAATAATTATGAACCCTTGTTATTGTTTTCATTTTATCTATTGTAAACCAATATTTTTCATCATTTTCTGTTTGTGCAAACTCATCTTCAAAATCAGCAAAGTCATCATTTTTATTAGTTGAGCTTTCCTCTTTTTTAGTATTAAAAGTTAAAATAACATCAAGTGGTGTTGTTCCACCCAATTGGTTATCAATAACTTCCATCCCTTTATAGATTTCAGTTGATTTTTTAAAGTAGTTTATAAAGCTATTTTCCACAATGATTTTAGATGCACCTGTAAGTGAAAATATCACTATAAAAATAGATAAAAAGATTATATATGAACCTTTTGTTTCAACAAGTTTTGTACTTTTTTCTATAATTTTTAGTTTAAAGTTAGAATTTTTTGCAATATCGATTCTATTCATAAGTATTAAAATAGATGGAAAAACAATAAAAGAGATTAGAAGTGAGATTGCAATACCTGTACTCATCATCCATCCTAAGTTTTTAACTGGTTCAATTCCAGATAAAACCAATGATCCAAATCCTGCAATAGTTGTAATAATAGCAAAAAATGATGGATTTAATTTTGATAATAGAGTGTTTATTATAAGTTTATATTGACTTGCATTTTTATATATTTGTGTTAATTCTCTATATCTTACAATTAAGTGTAAAACTATAGAGATTGTTATAATTAGTTGCAAAGAGATAAAGTTTGAGGAGATAACAGTAACTTCCCAACCAAATAATCCTAACATTCCAGATGTAGAAATTACTGATAATATACATATTACAACAGGAAGTAAAATCCAAATCATTTGTCTGAAAATTATCCATAATATAAGAATTAAAAGTAAAATCAATGTTGAACCATAAATAACTAAATCACTTTTTACAAAGCTGATAATATCATCAGCAATCATTGTTACTCCACCAAGAAAAAGATCTCCTCTATCTTGATATTTCTCTATAATGTTTCTTACATTTGTGATATTTTTGTGGTCACCCTCTCTAATATAATCTCTATATTCTTTAAACTCTTTTTCTACCTCTTTTAATTTTAATAATTCTTCTTTTGAAGCAGTATTTTCTCTTTTCTTTTTTAATAGATTATTTCGTTTATTTAATATCTCAAAATACTTTTTATCCTCTTTTAGATTAATTAAAATAGAAGTAGTTTTAAAATCTTCACTCACTAAGCTTTTTTTATAAAGTTCAGATTCTAAAAACTCTTTTTTTACAAGTTTCTTATCAACTTTGCTATTCTCTAATGTTCTAACTCCATCTAATAGTTTAGTTAGTTCTTGTACAGGAGATTGCAATAAAGGAACATTTAAAATTGATGTTATTGAGGCAACTTTTTCAAGTTTGATAAATTCATCACTTAATTGTTTTATTGTTTTTAAACTCTCCTCTGAAAGTAAATCTTTATTTGGTTTAAAACTTACCAATAAAAAATCAGGAGAATGATATCTTTCATTTACTTCTCTGTAAAACTTTAAATCTTTATCATCATCTAAAAGTAGAGTTTCTGAAGAAGCGTCTATTTCAAGTTTTGTAGCATAATATCCTAAGAAAGATACACCCAATAAAAGTAAAAATAGAATTTTTATTGGGTGTTTGATAATAGATTTATCAAAAAGTGATTTAATCATTTAGTGTTGTTTTGAATAGTTGTTAAGTTTGCCATTAAGTCTTCAAAAGTTTTGTCTTTTAAGAATCCTGCAAATTGTTGTCTATATGTTTGGATAATACTAACTCCCAATAGATTTACATCGTAAATTAACCAGTTATCACTATTTTTTTCATAGAATTTATAATCAATATTATATTTATCTTCTTTTCCAACTAGTTGTGTTTTTAGAACTATTCTGTTTGTTTTTGGCTGTTCAGTACCTAGTATTTCCACAAGTTCATCGGTATATAAATTTAGTTTATCAACATATGAGTTTTTTAGTTTTTGAGTGAAAAGTTTTACAAAATCATTTTTTTGTTTATCATTTATTTCACTCCAAGTTCTACCTAAAGATAATCTTGACATTAATGTATAATCAAAAAGAGAATTCATAATTGTTATTATCTCTTCTGTTTTTTTATCCTTGTTAAGTTTAGAATCTTTTAAGATAATTAAAACTTTATCTATTTTATTACTCATTTCAGATTTGATTTCATCTTTTGACATCCCAAATGAGAAGCTAATAATTAAAAAGCATGATAGAATTATTTTTCCAAACATTTTTTATTCCTTAATCATTTTATTTCTATTTTGTGTATATACGTCTTTAAGGAAAGGGTATAAGTCTACTGCATCTTTTTTTAGGTTTTCATATTTACCTAAATTTAATGAAGTGCTGTTTAATACTTCAAATGATTTTAATCCTAGAGTCTTTTCAAGTCTATCTGGAATTTTATATTGTATTTCATCATATTCTGTATGTGTTAAAGGTGTAATAGCTGAATCTACAGTCATCCCTACAACATCTCTTAAATTTGATGGTCCATAAACAGGTAAAACTATATGAAATCCGCCATCAAAACCATAATATCCTAATGTTTGTCCAAAATCTTCATTATGTTCATTTAAATTAAACTCATTTGAAGCAGGATCCATAAAACCTAATATACCAATTGTAGAGTTGATTAAAAATCTTCCACTCTCTTCTCCTGCATTAGCAAATTTAAATTGTAAAATATTGTTTACAAATCTTACTGGATAAGTTATGTTGTGAAAAAAGTTAGATATAGCAACTCTTCCTTCTTGCGGAACAACCTCTTTATATCCTTTTGCAACGGGATTAAGAACATTGATATATAAAAAGTCATTAAATGTTGTCATTACTCTATTAAAGCCTTCTAAAGGGTCAATCTCTTCTTTTTCAACTTTAAACTCATCATCAAATGAACCAAAGGAAGACTCTTCCTTAATCTCTTTTGCAAATTGTTCATCTGCAAAAAGCTCATATGTTTTTCTTTCGTTTTTTGGGATATATTCAAACTCTAAATTTGAGTTCAATCTATAATGGTTTGTTACAGTACAACCATTAAATCCTATAACAAATGAAAGCA is a window of Halarcobacter sp. DNA encoding:
- a CDS encoding disulfide oxidoreductase, whose amino-acid sequence is MHNQKVISITIFYCFLIASIASLGSLFFSEFMDFIPCTMCWYQRIFMYPLVFLFLVNLLESDYSIFKYAIPLAFIGFCFSFYHNLLMWGIISDDVVPCKHGVPCSTEYFEYFGFINIPFLSLSAFSLILILLLIGQNKSKKY
- a CDS encoding TlpA disulfide reductase family protein produces the protein MKNFLFLFSILAVVFFTGCNSQEEAKPIVDNSGSFEELKALSNKTYTLKTTKGKTISLTVENNTLKSKTIKDKIVLVNFWATWCPPCIKEIPIFNELYEKYSDKFEIVAVLFEKDKDPKELEEFIKKYNIKFPVTVGDENFRMAKAFNDVKKVPESYLYSKEGNFAKDYIGEVDKEDLENYIKSN
- a CDS encoding ferritin family protein; amino-acid sequence: MNVYEYAMKVEKEGEAYYREMASKAQNSGLKRIFTMLADEEVKHYNIFKSMMKKEDMDLDKLDLITDTKTIFQTLNEEKDNVTLDADHIEYYKDAIAREDNSHDFYATKAQELEDPKEKTVFLQIANEEIKHKKILEEIVIYLQEPADWVASAEF
- a CDS encoding aminotransferase class I/II-fold pyridoxal phosphate-dependent enzyme, yielding MRYEKMSSFIVMDIVRDAQKYEDSIHFEIGQPDLNPTPKVKEGLKKALESDKFSYTESLGLLELREKIVKHYKKVYDVNIDSSQVLLTPGTSGAFLVAYTLTLKHKGKLGLSDPSYPCYKNFAHMLDIDPVFMNIDKSCDYQLNTEHLKNNKIDALQISSPSNPTGNIYSDKNLKELIEYCNKNEIAFISDELYHGLVYEKNASSALNFSDDVIVINGFSKYYCMPGLRLGWMIVPKYLSREAEIIAQNIFISAPTLSQYGALEAFDYEYLDSIKDIFKERRDFLFNELNEIFTVDAKPDGAFYLWADVSKYTNDSFSFAKELLENIHIATTPGIDFGSNNTNRYLRFAYTRDIEHMKEGIKRLKEYLKRG
- a CDS encoding HAD-IA family hydrolase, whose translation is MKKYILFDNDGVLVETEPLYYEASKRALKEFFNVNLQFDDYMKIMTDGKGVWVAAPNASQKEIVIAREQRDVYYQEYLKKEDIAINDVHEVLNELSKNYKMGIVTTSRRVDFEIIHNNRGITDFMDFVLCVEDYPKSKPFPDPYLKGVEIFNAKKEETLVVEDSQRGLISANKANIDCVIVHNQFTQTQDFSTAKHKIKDLKELLEVLPSF
- a CDS encoding ModE family transcriptional regulator; protein product: MKKLDNTQLDLLMTNLDEDGKLSCLKAFKVARLIGVKPKEMDAITKSLNIKITNCELGVFGKLKFSDMDDKIYNKLSENFNQDSKVECQVAWYTARDKGSSLKKVGSTINNSDIKVTHCQLGCFYDEEFEKYDDA
- a CDS encoding TIGR00730 family Rossman fold protein; its protein translation is MNVAIYCGTAFGKNPIYKEKTIELINYLKEKNSKIVYGGSKVGLMGVVSNHAMSLGMEVYGVITYGLSGKELENKHITKLYKVETIRERKAKMEELADSFIAMPGGFGTLEEITEIFTTIQIGNSEKPCALYNVNGYYDKFIEYLSFCEKEGFLLKEHLDAIIVSDDIEYIYNSFENYIPPKNKWDILKV
- a CDS encoding CPXCG motif-containing cysteine-rich protein encodes the protein MYEKELTCPYCLEAITILLDMGSDYNSEIIEDCEVCCRPIEIKYSFDEDELIYFNYKKIEGNEF
- a CDS encoding MMPL family transporter, with product MIKSLFDKSIIKHPIKILFLLLLGVSFLGYYATKLEIDASSETLLLDDDKDLKFYREVNERYHSPDFLLVSFKPNKDLLSEESLKTIKQLSDEFIKLEKVASITSILNVPLLQSPVQELTKLLDGVRTLENSKVDKKLVKKEFLESELYKKSLVSEDFKTTSILINLKEDKKYFEILNKRNNLLKKKRENTASKEELLKLKEVEKEFKEYRDYIREGDHKNITNVRNIIEKYQDRGDLFLGGVTMIADDIISFVKSDLVIYGSTLILLLILILWIIFRQMIWILLPVVICILSVISTSGMLGLFGWEVTVISSNFISLQLIITISIVLHLIVRYRELTQIYKNASQYKLIINTLLSKLNPSFFAIITTIAGFGSLVLSGIEPVKNLGWMMSTGIAISLLISFIVFPSILILMNRIDIAKNSNFKLKIIEKSTKLVETKGSYIIFLSIFIVIFSLTGASKIIVENSFINYFKKSTEIYKGMEVIDNQLGGTTPLDVILTFNTKKEESSTNKNDDFADFEDEFAQTENDEKYWFTIDKMKTITRVHNYLDSLSEVGKVSSLATLLKTGKILNNGKDLDGFTLALLYEKLPKEYKDLILSPYISIEDNQARINTRIIDSNPNLRRNELIEKINKKLPSIINDSTVEFRLSNLMILYNNMLQSLFDSQIKTLGFVVGILFIMFLILFRSALIALIAILANLVPISIIFGIMGWLNIPLDIMTITIAAISIGIGVDDTIHYIHRFHEEFRKDHNYINAMKRSHESIGYAMTYTSLVVIVGFSILVLSNLIPTIYFGLLTVIVMATMLASALLLLPRLIILLKPYSKR
- a CDS encoding ABC transporter substrate-binding protein, giving the protein MFGKIILSCFLIISFSFGMSKDEIKSEMSNKIDKVLIILKDSKLNKDKKTEEIITIMNSLFDYTLMSRLSLGRTWSEINDKQKNDFVKLFTQKLKNSYVDKLNLYTDELVEILGTEQPKTNRIVLKTQLVGKEDKYNIDYKFYEKNSDNWLIYDVNLLGVSIIQTYRQQFAGFLKDKTFEDLMANLTTIQNNTK
- a CDS encoding VacJ family lipoprotein, producing MKSLIVSTLMLSFVIGFNGCTVTNHYRLNSNLEFEYIPKNERKTYELFADEQFAKEIKEESSFGSFDDEFKVEKEEIDPLEGFNRVMTTFNDFLYINVLNPVAKGYKEVVPQEGRVAISNFFHNITYPVRFVNNILQFKFANAGEESGRFLINSTIGILGFMDPASNEFNLNEHNEDFGQTLGYYGFDGGFHIVLPVYGPSNLRDVVGMTVDSAITPLTHTEYDEIQYKIPDRLEKTLGLKSFEVLNSTSLNLGKYENLKKDAVDLYPFLKDVYTQNRNKMIKE